One Mycobacteriales bacterium DNA segment encodes these proteins:
- a CDS encoding glycosyltransferase family 2 protein yields the protein MADPRATVVVVNWNGARLLPSCLDALAAQQTTTPFHTWVVDNASSDGSLELLARDYPWVRVLRNDDNRGFAGGNNTALREVTTPFAVLLNNDATPEPDWLERLLEPFDAPGGERLAAVTSKVVFQPRFVRLHLETPGFTPGGADPRELGLRFRSVVVDGTDVTERVLWESLTWGPEGVGDGRFRWSRPSGDLLLPLPEGASGPHTVTVSWAAETDKPAALSWTGGAASLAVTATGGESTFVLPEGTPSVDVVNNAGSIVLTAGYGADRGYQEVDEGQYDEPADVFAMCGCAVAFRTAAGREVDWFDDDFFLYYEDTDLSWRLRAAGWSIRYEPTAVVRHVHSASAVEWSPVFTFHTTRNRLLMLAKDATWPRARHELVAFVADTLAMVLTAVKAVLRGRRPAVRPLRMRLRVLLSLLRLAPRMLRKRRALGRSAQVPRAELEGWLVTSR from the coding sequence GTGGCTGACCCGCGCGCGACCGTCGTCGTCGTCAACTGGAACGGCGCCCGGTTGCTCCCCTCCTGCCTCGACGCCCTCGCGGCCCAGCAGACCACCACGCCCTTCCACACCTGGGTCGTCGACAACGCGAGCAGCGACGGCTCACTCGAGCTGCTCGCCCGCGACTACCCCTGGGTGCGGGTGCTGCGCAACGACGACAACCGCGGCTTCGCGGGCGGCAACAACACCGCGCTGCGCGAGGTGACGACACCGTTCGCGGTGCTGCTCAACAACGACGCGACCCCCGAGCCCGACTGGCTCGAGCGGCTGCTCGAGCCCTTCGACGCACCGGGCGGGGAGCGGCTCGCGGCAGTCACCAGCAAGGTGGTCTTCCAGCCCCGCTTCGTGCGGCTGCACCTCGAGACCCCCGGCTTCACCCCCGGCGGCGCCGACCCGCGCGAGCTCGGCCTGCGCTTCCGGTCGGTCGTCGTCGACGGCACCGACGTCACCGAGCGGGTGCTGTGGGAGTCGCTGACCTGGGGGCCGGAGGGCGTCGGCGACGGCCGCTTCCGCTGGTCGCGCCCGAGCGGCGACCTGCTGCTCCCGCTGCCCGAGGGCGCGAGCGGCCCCCACACCGTGACGGTCTCCTGGGCCGCCGAGACCGACAAGCCCGCCGCGCTGTCGTGGACCGGCGGAGCGGCGTCGCTGGCGGTCACGGCGACCGGCGGCGAGTCGACGTTCGTCCTGCCCGAGGGCACCCCGTCGGTCGACGTCGTCAACAACGCCGGCTCGATCGTGCTCACCGCCGGCTACGGCGCGGACCGCGGCTACCAGGAGGTCGACGAGGGGCAGTACGACGAGCCCGCCGACGTCTTCGCGATGTGCGGGTGCGCCGTCGCGTTCCGCACCGCGGCCGGCCGTGAGGTCGACTGGTTCGACGACGACTTCTTCCTCTACTACGAGGACACCGACCTGTCGTGGCGGCTGCGCGCCGCGGGCTGGTCGATCCGCTACGAGCCCACGGCCGTGGTCCGCCACGTCCACTCCGCGAGCGCGGTGGAGTGGTCGCCGGTCTTCACCTTCCACACCACCCGCAACCGGCTGCTCATGCTGGCCAAGGACGCCACCTGGCCGCGCGCCCGCCACGAGCTCGTGGCCTTCGTCGCCGACACCCTGGCGATGGTGCTGACCGCCGTGAAGGCCGTCCTGCGCGGCCGCCGCCCGGCGGTGCGCCCTCTGCGGATGCGGCTGCGCGTCCTGCTGTCGCTGCTGCGGCTCGCGCCCCGGATGCTGCGCAAGCGGCGCGCGCTCGGCCGCAGCGCGCAGGTGCCGCGCGCCGAGCTCGAGGGCTGGCTGGTGACCTCGCGATGA
- a CDS encoding ABC transporter permease, with protein sequence MALAAPTPASTGDARARAQGSVRWELLVQLVRKDLKVKYQGSAVGFLWSLANPLLLMGIYYLIFSVVLSNGVPGFPIYLMCGLLAWTAFSSAVTSASGTVVGNAGLVKKVRFPLQVLPLSAVGYAVVHFALQLVLLLVVTAVARPDLSPAFLLIVPALALLLLFATGLSYLVAALNVRYRDTAHLIEIAMLVWFWANPILYTSSLVRDELDEWFWLYFLNPMATVVTTFQRAIFVQDDYVNTETGRAEHALADPGYVFYLQNLAIGFAIAGALFVFARRVYSRMQADFAEEL encoded by the coding sequence GTGGCCCTCGCGGCGCCCACCCCCGCCAGCACCGGTGACGCCCGGGCCCGCGCCCAGGGCTCGGTGCGCTGGGAGCTGCTCGTCCAGCTCGTCCGCAAGGACCTCAAGGTCAAGTACCAGGGCTCGGCGGTCGGCTTCCTGTGGTCGCTGGCCAACCCGCTGCTGCTCATGGGCATCTACTACCTGATCTTCAGCGTGGTGCTGTCCAACGGCGTCCCCGGCTTCCCGATCTACCTGATGTGCGGGCTGCTGGCCTGGACGGCCTTCTCCTCCGCGGTCACCTCCGCGAGCGGCACCGTCGTCGGCAACGCCGGCCTGGTGAAGAAGGTGCGCTTCCCGCTGCAGGTGCTCCCGCTGTCGGCGGTGGGCTACGCGGTCGTCCACTTCGCGTTGCAGCTCGTCCTGCTGCTCGTCGTCACCGCCGTCGCGCGGCCCGACCTCAGCCCGGCGTTCCTGCTCATCGTCCCGGCGCTCGCGCTGCTGCTGCTGTTCGCGACCGGCCTGAGCTACCTCGTCGCCGCGCTCAACGTGCGCTACCGCGACACCGCCCACCTCATCGAGATCGCGATGCTCGTGTGGTTCTGGGCCAACCCGATCCTCTACACCTCGAGCCTCGTGCGTGACGAGCTCGACGAGTGGTTCTGGCTCTACTTCCTGAACCCGATGGCCACGGTCGTGACAACCTTCCAGCGGGCGATCTTCGTGCAGGACGACTACGTCAACACCGAGACCGGCCGCGCCGAGCACGCGCTGGCCGACCCGGGCTACGTCTTCTACCTGCAGAACCTGGCGATCGGCTTCGCCATCGCCGGTGCGCTGTTCGTCTTCGCCCGCCGGGTCTACAGCCGGATGCAGGCCGACTTCGCCGAGGAGCTCTAG
- a CDS encoding class I SAM-dependent methyltransferase, which translates to MTQAPETPGVVIGNHTKKYTAKNPAIKWLTERFVTRLDGLVSDIAADSRPATNPLEVGAGEGVISQKMHQRFGTAVGLDLPDAGLREEWRSRPGPHYLHGDAENLPFLDEQFDLVVCVEVLEHLRDPAAGLRELARVTSRHMLLSVPREPLFRGSNLVTGRYVKDLGNTPGHLNHWSKGSFQSFVSQVADVRAVASPYPWTIVWATKR; encoded by the coding sequence ATGACGCAGGCACCGGAGACGCCAGGTGTGGTGATCGGCAACCACACGAAGAAGTACACCGCGAAGAACCCCGCTATCAAGTGGCTGACCGAGCGGTTCGTCACCCGGCTCGACGGCCTGGTCAGCGACATCGCCGCCGACAGCCGGCCCGCGACCAACCCGCTCGAGGTCGGTGCCGGCGAGGGCGTCATCAGCCAGAAGATGCACCAGCGCTTCGGCACCGCCGTCGGCCTCGACCTGCCCGACGCCGGGCTGCGCGAGGAGTGGCGGTCGCGGCCCGGTCCGCACTACCTGCACGGCGACGCGGAGAACCTCCCCTTTCTCGACGAGCAGTTCGACCTGGTCGTCTGCGTCGAGGTGCTCGAGCACCTGCGCGACCCGGCCGCCGGGCTGCGCGAGCTGGCCCGCGTGACGTCACGGCACATGCTGCTGTCGGTGCCGCGCGAGCCGCTGTTCCGCGGCTCCAACCTCGTCACCGGCCGCTACGTCAAGGACCTGGGCAACACCCCCGGCCACCTCAACCACTGGTCGAAGGGCTCCTTCCAGAGCTTCGTCTCCCAGGTCGCCGACGTCCGCGCGGTCGCCTCGCCGTACCCCTGGACCATCGTCTGGGCCACCAAGCGCTGA
- a CDS encoding lysylphosphatidylglycerol synthase domain-containing protein: MTRVRRFVGPVVLLLAVLALVLTLRSQGEDASAALRRTDPLAVAGAFAAVLAGLAASLQVWRRLLADLGSPLTQRQAGHVFFVGQLGKYVPGTVFAMAAQMQVGKAYAVPRARVAASWLLFMLVLVATGLLCGVAGLPLGNPDVLDDYGFVLLALPVGLVCLTPPVLNRGLGWLLRRTGREPLERPLTWAGIGAASGWALLMWALYAVHLVLLVEPQDPEPGHRLPLLALGAFALAWAAGPFFVLAPAGAGVREAVIVLALLPVLDTPRATAVAVISRVLMALGDALWGLLGWLGRPPRGVTVGSVKQSGKAADV; this comes from the coding sequence GTGACCCGGGTCCGCAGGTTCGTCGGGCCCGTCGTGCTCCTGCTCGCGGTGCTCGCGCTCGTCCTCACGCTGCGCAGCCAGGGCGAGGATGCGAGCGCCGCCCTGCGCCGCACCGACCCGCTCGCCGTCGCTGGCGCGTTCGCGGCGGTGCTCGCCGGTCTCGCCGCGAGCCTGCAGGTCTGGCGCCGGCTGCTCGCCGACCTCGGCAGCCCGCTCACCCAGCGGCAGGCCGGCCACGTGTTCTTCGTCGGCCAGCTCGGCAAGTACGTCCCGGGCACGGTGTTCGCGATGGCGGCGCAGATGCAGGTCGGCAAGGCGTACGCCGTCCCCCGTGCGCGGGTCGCTGCGTCCTGGCTGCTGTTCATGCTGGTGCTCGTCGCGACCGGGCTGCTGTGCGGTGTCGCGGGCCTGCCGCTGGGCAACCCCGACGTCCTCGACGACTACGGCTTCGTGCTGCTGGCGCTGCCCGTCGGCCTCGTCTGCCTGACACCTCCCGTGCTCAACCGCGGGCTCGGCTGGCTGCTGCGCCGCACCGGCCGCGAGCCGCTCGAGCGGCCGCTCACCTGGGCCGGCATCGGGGCGGCGAGCGGCTGGGCGCTGCTGATGTGGGCGCTCTACGCCGTGCACCTGGTGCTGCTCGTCGAGCCGCAGGACCCCGAGCCCGGCCACCGGCTGCCGCTGCTGGCGCTCGGCGCGTTCGCGCTGGCGTGGGCCGCCGGGCCGTTCTTCGTCCTCGCGCCCGCCGGCGCGGGCGTGCGCGAGGCGGTGATCGTGCTCGCACTGCTGCCCGTGCTCGACACGCCGCGGGCGACCGCGGTCGCGGTCATCAGCCGGGTGCTCATGGCGCTCGGCGACGCGCTGTGGGGGCTGCTCGGTTGGCTCGGCAGACCGCCCCGCGGGGTTACTGTGGGCTCCGTCAAGCAGTCGGGGAAGGCTGCCGACGTCTGA
- a CDS encoding class I SAM-dependent methyltransferase codes for MTRLESDYYAYMGYDPDNTREGLRHYLPWLEQSPVLELAPGRGEMLGLLREAGVTAYGVDIDEGMVEQGCAEGFDVRLADAVAGLREAGEATLGGVFSAHFVEHLQPEVVAEVVRESARALAPGGHFVAATPNAACLAVMGHDFWRDPTHVRFYEQRLLAFYCAEAGLEVVETGGNPRNRPGAPPETLAPTTHVDADLRPDLAVALQRITDPKSKGKTDPDSPWYAMGHFVGVLMERLQATQEELGALRLSYAHLLDQLYPSNEIYVVARKPARG; via the coding sequence GTGACCCGGCTCGAGAGCGACTACTACGCCTACATGGGCTACGACCCGGACAACACCCGGGAGGGCCTGCGGCACTACCTGCCGTGGCTGGAGCAGTCCCCGGTGCTGGAGCTCGCGCCCGGCCGGGGGGAGATGCTCGGGCTGCTGCGCGAGGCGGGCGTCACCGCCTACGGCGTCGACATCGACGAGGGCATGGTCGAGCAGGGCTGCGCCGAGGGCTTCGACGTGCGGCTCGCCGACGCGGTCGCCGGCCTGCGCGAGGCGGGCGAGGCAACGCTCGGCGGGGTCTTCAGCGCCCACTTCGTCGAGCACCTGCAGCCCGAGGTCGTGGCCGAGGTGGTCCGCGAGTCCGCCCGTGCGCTCGCGCCCGGTGGCCACTTCGTCGCCGCGACCCCCAACGCCGCCTGCCTCGCCGTGATGGGCCACGACTTCTGGCGCGACCCGACCCACGTGCGCTTCTACGAGCAGCGGCTGCTCGCCTTCTACTGCGCCGAGGCGGGCCTCGAGGTCGTCGAGACCGGCGGCAACCCGCGCAACCGGCCGGGTGCCCCGCCGGAGACGCTCGCCCCGACGACCCACGTCGACGCCGACCTGCGCCCCGACCTCGCGGTCGCTCTGCAGCGCATCACCGACCCGAAGAGCAAGGGCAAGACCGACCCCGATTCTCCCTGGTACGCCATGGGCCACTTCGTCGGCGTCCTCATGGAGCGGCTGCAGGCGACCCAGGAGGAGCTCGGCGCGCTGCGGCTGTCCTACGCCCACCTGCTCGACCAGCTCTATCCCTCCAACGAGATCTACGTCGTCGCCCGCAAGCCCGCCCGTGGCTGA
- a CDS encoding acyltransferase — protein sequence MVADALREYAGVVHALHRGGETSWRAFLGGVVRHRVLGRRNLWVGSRTVVEGGDRMRIDGALRVGLGSFGITSADDTSVIRVREGARLEVDGVVSLQRGVRVVVDGGLLRIGHGTNVNGLGTRILVAERVTIGAGCTFSWDVQVLDNDFHALTTDGVEQPSAAPVTIGDRVWVGTRAVILKGVTIGDGAVVAAGAVVTKDVPAGAVVAGIPAKVVGRADSWS from the coding sequence GTGGTCGCCGACGCACTGAGGGAGTACGCCGGGGTCGTGCACGCCCTGCACCGTGGCGGTGAGACGTCGTGGCGCGCCTTCCTCGGCGGGGTCGTCCGCCACCGCGTCCTCGGCCGCCGCAACCTCTGGGTGGGCAGCCGCACCGTCGTCGAGGGTGGCGACCGGATGCGCATCGACGGTGCGCTGCGGGTCGGCCTCGGGTCCTTCGGCATCACCAGCGCGGACGACACCTCGGTGATCCGCGTCCGCGAGGGCGCCCGCCTCGAGGTCGACGGTGTGGTGTCGCTGCAGCGCGGCGTGCGCGTCGTCGTCGACGGCGGCCTCCTGCGCATCGGCCACGGCACCAACGTCAACGGCCTCGGCACCCGCATCCTCGTCGCGGAGCGGGTGACGATCGGTGCCGGCTGCACCTTCTCCTGGGACGTGCAGGTCCTCGACAACGACTTCCACGCCCTCACCACCGACGGCGTCGAGCAGCCCTCCGCCGCACCGGTCACGATCGGCGACCGGGTCTGGGTCGGCACCCGCGCGGTCATCCTCAAGGGCGTGACGATCGGCGATGGTGCGGTCGTGGCCGCGGGCGCCGTCGTCACCAAGGACGTGCCCGCCGGCGCCGTGGTCGCGGGCATCCCCGCGAAGGTCGTCGGCCGCGCCGACTCCTGGAGCTAG
- a CDS encoding glycosyltransferase, giving the protein MTKRAAVYNRFWHSQGGGERHSGMIASVLSHDGVEVDLVGHTDVDKDELADHLGLDLSKVGLRIVPDRGDLATAALSEDYDLFVNGSYMSRLAPRSAKAAYLCYFPTPFDADLEPWRRFLTRRVGHLVSAHAGGLDFGTGWYPPEGGRRRTWIWASGDAILVLPPSERDRVLRLELGGPGLPRPVDLRVEDEHGAVWFETRVTADFVLHKVPVPASVRGTELHFRAETFTPGGSDPRDLGVAVSRMRFDGGHYGPRQTLAHRYPWLLRNPRDLSFLGSYDAVMANSDFTRGWIDQLWQTDADVLFPPIQVQRLDPSPQREKAVITVGRFFAPGLGHSKRQLEMVETFVRASRAGQLPGWTFYVLGGMEESQRGYVEQVRAAGAGAPVEVLTNVARGEVERLLTTSSVFWSATGLGASEDKEPWASEHFGMTTVEAMAAGCVPVVIDRAGQKEIVREAVDGYRWQTTEQLVERTVAVASDEALRTRLATSAIERAQVFSENAFADRWHAIVAKHSLLG; this is encoded by the coding sequence ATGACGAAGCGGGCCGCGGTCTACAACCGCTTCTGGCACAGCCAGGGCGGCGGTGAGCGCCACTCCGGGATGATCGCCTCGGTGCTGTCGCACGACGGCGTCGAGGTCGACCTCGTCGGCCACACCGACGTCGACAAGGACGAGCTCGCCGACCACCTCGGGCTCGACCTGTCGAAGGTCGGCCTGCGCATCGTGCCGGACCGCGGCGACCTCGCGACGGCCGCGCTGTCGGAGGACTACGACCTGTTCGTGAACGGCTCCTACATGAGCCGGCTCGCGCCCCGCAGCGCCAAGGCGGCGTACCTCTGCTACTTCCCCACCCCCTTCGACGCCGACCTCGAGCCGTGGCGGCGCTTCCTCACCCGGCGGGTCGGCCACCTCGTCAGCGCCCACGCCGGCGGCTTGGACTTCGGCACCGGGTGGTACCCCCCGGAGGGCGGCCGTCGTCGGACGTGGATCTGGGCCTCGGGCGACGCGATCCTCGTGCTGCCGCCGAGCGAGCGCGACCGCGTCCTGCGCCTGGAGCTCGGTGGCCCCGGCCTGCCTCGCCCGGTCGACCTGCGCGTCGAGGACGAGCATGGCGCGGTCTGGTTCGAGACTCGGGTCACCGCCGACTTCGTGCTCCACAAGGTGCCCGTGCCCGCCTCGGTGCGCGGCACCGAGCTGCACTTCCGGGCCGAGACCTTCACCCCCGGCGGCAGCGACCCGCGCGACCTCGGCGTCGCGGTGTCGCGGATGCGCTTCGACGGCGGCCACTACGGCCCCCGGCAGACCCTCGCCCACCGCTACCCGTGGCTGCTGCGCAACCCGCGCGACCTGTCCTTCCTCGGCTCCTACGACGCGGTGATGGCCAACAGCGACTTCACCCGCGGCTGGATCGACCAGCTGTGGCAGACCGACGCCGACGTGCTCTTCCCGCCGATCCAGGTGCAGCGGCTCGACCCGTCGCCGCAGCGAGAGAAGGCCGTCATCACCGTCGGGCGCTTCTTCGCGCCGGGCCTCGGCCACTCCAAGCGCCAGCTCGAGATGGTCGAGACCTTCGTGCGCGCCTCGCGTGCCGGGCAGCTGCCGGGCTGGACCTTCTACGTCCTGGGGGGCATGGAGGAGTCGCAGAGGGGCTACGTCGAGCAGGTCCGGGCAGCGGGCGCCGGTGCACCGGTCGAGGTCCTCACCAACGTCGCGCGCGGCGAGGTCGAGCGGCTGCTGACGACGTCGTCGGTCTTCTGGTCCGCCACCGGGCTCGGGGCCTCGGAGGACAAGGAGCCGTGGGCCAGCGAGCACTTCGGCATGACGACCGTCGAGGCGATGGCGGCCGGCTGCGTGCCGGTGGTCATCGACCGCGCGGGGCAGAAGGAGATCGTGCGCGAAGCCGTCGACGGCTACCGCTGGCAGACCACCGAGCAGCTCGTCGAGCGCACCGTCGCGGTCGCCTCCGACGAGGCGCTGCGGACCCGGCTCGCCACCTCGGCGATCGAGCGGGCCCAGGTCTTCAGCGAGAACGCCTTCGCCGACCGGTGGCACGCGATCGTCGCGAAGCACTCGCTGCTCGGATGA
- a CDS encoding ABC transporter ATP-binding protein, whose translation MGDAVIRASGVSKRFVTHSRRASSLKERLVRRTGGATGEFWALRDVDVTVGRGETVGLIGPNGAGKSTLLKVLSGILRPTSGEVEVQGRIASLLELGAGFNGDLSGRDNVYLNAALLGLTRREVDGLFDRIVDFSEQGPRIDDPVRHYSSGEYVKLAFAIAVHVDPDVLLVDEVLAVGDEAFQRKCLATIAEFQEAGKTILLVTHSLDQVEALCTRGIVVDHGRVQYDGDAAFAVGTLRRILGTDRPVGEPEGPREMGGILVRGATVSAERGGPPAAALTAGQPFHLRVEVEVEPRSDGAYSGEVHAVVMGAGDIPVWSMRTPAGQGVPAVPGRYLVDFDVPATPALNGAYRIAVQVDETTTGNPVTARSFDEVFWMTSGALPGILTVPATSTVTSTVTGTVASS comes from the coding sequence GTGGGCGACGCGGTCATCCGGGCGAGCGGGGTATCCAAGCGCTTCGTCACCCACTCGCGCCGCGCCTCGTCGCTCAAGGAGCGGCTGGTGCGCCGCACCGGTGGCGCGACCGGCGAGTTCTGGGCGCTGCGCGACGTCGACGTGACCGTCGGCCGCGGCGAGACCGTCGGCCTCATCGGACCCAACGGCGCCGGCAAGTCCACCCTGCTCAAGGTGCTGTCGGGGATCCTGCGCCCCACCTCCGGCGAGGTCGAGGTGCAGGGCCGCATCGCGTCGCTGCTCGAGCTCGGGGCCGGCTTCAACGGCGACCTGTCCGGCCGCGACAACGTCTACCTCAACGCCGCGCTGCTCGGCCTGACCCGCCGCGAGGTCGACGGGCTGTTCGACCGGATCGTGGACTTCTCCGAGCAGGGCCCGCGCATCGACGACCCGGTGCGCCACTACTCCTCCGGGGAGTACGTCAAGCTCGCCTTCGCGATCGCCGTCCACGTCGACCCCGACGTGCTGCTCGTTGACGAGGTGCTGGCGGTCGGCGACGAGGCCTTCCAGCGCAAGTGCCTGGCCACGATCGCGGAGTTCCAGGAGGCCGGCAAGACGATCCTGCTGGTCACCCACTCCCTCGACCAGGTCGAGGCACTGTGCACCCGCGGGATCGTCGTGGACCACGGACGAGTGCAGTACGACGGGGACGCGGCCTTCGCGGTCGGCACCCTGCGCCGCATCCTCGGCACCGACCGGCCTGTCGGCGAGCCCGAGGGGCCGCGCGAGATGGGCGGCATCCTGGTCCGCGGCGCGACCGTGTCGGCCGAGCGCGGCGGCCCACCTGCGGCGGCGCTGACCGCCGGCCAGCCCTTCCACCTGCGGGTCGAGGTCGAGGTCGAGCCGCGCAGCGACGGCGCCTACTCCGGCGAGGTCCACGCCGTCGTCATGGGCGCCGGCGACATCCCCGTGTGGTCGATGCGCACCCCCGCCGGCCAGGGCGTGCCCGCCGTGCCGGGGCGCTACCTGGTGGACTTCGACGTGCCCGCGACGCCGGCGCTCAACGGCGCCTACCGCATCGCAGTGCAGGTCGACGAGACGACGACCGGCAACCCCGTGACCGCCCGCAGCTTCGACGAGGTGTTCTGGATGACCAGCGGAGCCCTGCCCGGGATCCTCACCGTGCCGGCGACGAGCACCGTCACCAGCACCGTGACGGGCACGGTGGCGTCGTCGTGA
- a CDS encoding glycosyltransferase family 2 protein, producing the protein MHLVVQVPCLNEEETLPAVLSTIPTEIPGIDKITVLVIDDGSTDRTVEVARAHGVTHFVRHARNRGLGRSFHDGVQRALELGADIVVNTDGDNQYPQERITDLVQPIIAGRADIVIADRQVDLVEHFSGPKKFLQKLGSRTVNKAAGTELPDAASGFRAYSRESLMLLNTVTRFSYCMETIIQAGNKKLAIESVKVVTNPKTRESRLFNSTYEHVLKSAGAIVRAYIMYKPYVIFSAFAALFGVLGLLPFVRYAALKAVGDDGNHIQSLLVGTVLLVMSFLSVIVGIIGDLLRTNRALIEDQLEHTKKMRFGIYDRTPAELPDLPVLARRQSAAADATPRRRSRADAAVTTAAAVEAAPAPRRRR; encoded by the coding sequence GTGCACCTCGTCGTCCAGGTCCCCTGTCTGAACGAGGAGGAGACCCTCCCGGCCGTCCTCTCGACGATCCCCACGGAGATCCCGGGGATCGACAAGATCACCGTCCTCGTCATCGACGACGGGTCGACGGACCGGACCGTCGAGGTCGCAAGGGCGCACGGCGTCACGCACTTCGTGCGGCACGCCCGCAACCGCGGGCTCGGCCGATCCTTCCACGACGGCGTGCAGCGCGCGCTCGAGCTCGGCGCGGACATCGTCGTGAACACCGACGGCGACAACCAGTACCCGCAGGAGCGGATCACCGACCTCGTGCAGCCGATCATCGCGGGCCGGGCCGACATCGTCATCGCCGACCGGCAGGTCGACCTGGTCGAGCACTTCAGCGGGCCGAAGAAGTTCCTGCAGAAGCTCGGCAGCCGCACCGTCAACAAGGCGGCCGGGACCGAGCTGCCGGACGCGGCCAGCGGCTTTCGCGCCTACTCCCGTGAGTCGCTGATGCTGCTGAACACGGTCACGCGCTTCAGCTACTGCATGGAGACGATCATCCAGGCCGGCAACAAGAAGCTGGCCATCGAGAGCGTCAAGGTCGTCACGAACCCCAAGACCCGCGAGTCGCGGCTGTTCAACAGCACCTACGAGCACGTGCTGAAGTCGGCCGGCGCGATCGTGCGGGCCTACATCATGTACAAGCCGTACGTGATCTTCAGCGCCTTCGCGGCGCTGTTCGGCGTGCTGGGCCTGCTGCCGTTCGTCCGCTACGCGGCGCTCAAGGCGGTGGGCGACGACGGCAACCACATCCAGTCGCTCCTCGTCGGCACCGTCCTGCTCGTCATGTCCTTCCTGTCGGTGATCGTCGGGATCATCGGCGACCTGCTGCGCACGAACCGCGCCCTCATCGAGGACCAGCTCGAGCACACGAAGAAGATGCGCTTCGGCATCTACGACCGGACCCCGGCCGAGCTGCCCGACTTGCCTGTCCTCGCACGCCGGCAGTCGGCCGCGGCCGACGCCACCCCCCGCCGTCGCAGCCGGGCCGACGCTGCCGTCACGACCGCTGCCGCGGTCGAGGCTGCGCCGGCCCCGCGGCGGCGTCGCTAG